Proteins from one Gossypium raimondii isolate GPD5lz chromosome 8, ASM2569854v1, whole genome shotgun sequence genomic window:
- the LOC105791180 gene encoding dynamin-related protein 12A-like, with translation MVCATLRHSIPKSIVYCQVHEAKRSLLDFFYTELGKLEQKRLSALLNEDPAIMERRSALAKRLELYRSAQAEIDTVAWSK, from the exons ATGGTCTGCGCTACTTTGCGCCACTCGATTCCAAAGTCCATTGTTTATTGTCAAGTCCATGAAGCTAAAAGAAGCCTGCTTGACTTTTTCTACACGGAATTGGGTAAACTGGAG CAAAAACGATTATCGGCATTACTGAATGAGGATCCAGCAATCATGGAACGCCGATCCGCTCTTGCGAAGAGACTGGAATTATATAGGAGTGCACAAGCTGAAATCGATACGGTCGCTTGGTCGAAGTAA
- the LOC105791179 gene encoding protein phosphatase inhibitor 2 isoform X1 encodes MNRRVRWNEENLGEIEANKPVRQKITEPKTPYHPMIDDDGSLSPRGRSFNDCVIDVDAEELCSALKDVASSSRKTTGQSGGWTSSEDEADPMDHDEEDQNSKSFKEQRKAHYDEFLKIKELRRKGSFIEDEDDEVEGDSSSSLSSGVKDIGIGEGPASLPQKSSASPGHPGNGL; translated from the exons ATGAA TAGGCGTGTAAGATGGAATGAGGAAAATCTGGGGGAAATTGAAGCAAATAAACCCGTAAGGCAGAAAATAACTGAACCCAAGACGCCGTACCACCCCATGATTGATGACGATG GGTCTTTGTCTCCCAGAGGACGTAGTTTCAACGATTGTGTCATTGATGTGGATGCTGAGGAATTATGCTCTGCTTTGAAAGATGTGGCTTCCTCAAGTAGAAAAACAACTGGGCAATCAGGTGGTTGGACTTCTTCTGAGGATGAGGCTGATCCTATGGATCATGATGAAGAAG ATCAGAATAGTAAGAGTTTTAAGGAGCAAAGGAAAGCACACTATGAtgagtttttgaaaataaaggaacTGCGACGTAAGGGTTCTTTCATTgaggatgaagatgatgaagtGGAGGGtgattcatcatcatcattaagCTCTGGTGTCAAAGACATAGGAATTGGGGAAGGTCCTGCAAGTTTGCCCCAAAAGTCTTCTGCAAGTCCTGGGCATCCAGGTAATGGATTGTGA
- the LOC105791179 gene encoding protein phosphatase inhibitor 2 isoform X2: MKRVRWNEENLGEIEANKPVRQKITEPKTPYHPMIDDDGSLSPRGRSFNDCVIDVDAEELCSALKDVASSSRKTTGQSGGWTSSEDEADPMDHDEEDQNSKSFKEQRKAHYDEFLKIKELRRKGSFIEDEDDEVEGDSSSSLSSGVKDIGIGEGPASLPQKSSASPGHPGNGL, from the exons ATGAA GCGTGTAAGATGGAATGAGGAAAATCTGGGGGAAATTGAAGCAAATAAACCCGTAAGGCAGAAAATAACTGAACCCAAGACGCCGTACCACCCCATGATTGATGACGATG GGTCTTTGTCTCCCAGAGGACGTAGTTTCAACGATTGTGTCATTGATGTGGATGCTGAGGAATTATGCTCTGCTTTGAAAGATGTGGCTTCCTCAAGTAGAAAAACAACTGGGCAATCAGGTGGTTGGACTTCTTCTGAGGATGAGGCTGATCCTATGGATCATGATGAAGAAG ATCAGAATAGTAAGAGTTTTAAGGAGCAAAGGAAAGCACACTATGAtgagtttttgaaaataaaggaacTGCGACGTAAGGGTTCTTTCATTgaggatgaagatgatgaagtGGAGGGtgattcatcatcatcattaagCTCTGGTGTCAAAGACATAGGAATTGGGGAAGGTCCTGCAAGTTTGCCCCAAAAGTCTTCTGCAAGTCCTGGGCATCCAGGTAATGGATTGTGA
- the LOC105791179 gene encoding protein phosphatase inhibitor 2 isoform X3 produces MIDDDGSLSPRGRSFNDCVIDVDAEELCSALKDVASSSRKTTGQSGGWTSSEDEADPMDHDEEDQNSKSFKEQRKAHYDEFLKIKELRRKGSFIEDEDDEVEGDSSSSLSSGVKDIGIGEGPASLPQKSSASPGHPGNGL; encoded by the exons ATGATTGATGACGATG GGTCTTTGTCTCCCAGAGGACGTAGTTTCAACGATTGTGTCATTGATGTGGATGCTGAGGAATTATGCTCTGCTTTGAAAGATGTGGCTTCCTCAAGTAGAAAAACAACTGGGCAATCAGGTGGTTGGACTTCTTCTGAGGATGAGGCTGATCCTATGGATCATGATGAAGAAG ATCAGAATAGTAAGAGTTTTAAGGAGCAAAGGAAAGCACACTATGAtgagtttttgaaaataaaggaacTGCGACGTAAGGGTTCTTTCATTgaggatgaagatgatgaagtGGAGGGtgattcatcatcatcattaagCTCTGGTGTCAAAGACATAGGAATTGGGGAAGGTCCTGCAAGTTTGCCCCAAAAGTCTTCTGCAAGTCCTGGGCATCCAGGTAATGGATTGTGA
- the LOC105791181 gene encoding uncharacterized protein LOC105791181 isoform X1, whose product MKPKKKIGRKFNIPTHHQLFVSRESERESERRKRRFVFGAWLRRRGWALGMESHVPSNRNETWTEEKHVHFLNSMEAWFVNTMLQSNDRYNLRLDRHLPDSSDSTLDCKPRTKHSTPGGATVKELRTEKEIKMRKTSPVFFTCIHQIYLCFRTFFFSINFFSIASLLFKCMNSSSSSRVRFEL is encoded by the exons atgaaacccAAAAAGAAGATTGGTAGAAAATTTAATATACCCACCCACCACCAACTGTTTGTTTCTCGGGAATCCGAGAGAGAGAGCGAGAGAAGAAAGAGAAGGTTTGTCTTTGGGGCTTGGCTTCGAAGGCGAGGGTGGGCACTGGGCATGGAGTCGCACGTGCCCAGCAACCGAAATGAGACATGGACGGAGGAGAAGCATGTGCACTTCTTGAACTCCATGGAAGCATGGTTCGTCAATACAATGCTTCAGAGTAACGACCGCTATAATCTCCGTCTCGACCGTCACTTGCCTGATAGCTCCGACTCCACTCTCGATTGCAAACCAAGGACAAAGCATTCCACTCCAG GTGGTGCCACAGTTAAAGAATTAAGAACAGAAAAGGAGATAAAGATGAGAAAGACGTCCCCAGTGTTTTTCACTTGCATCCAtcaaatttatttgtgttttaggactttttttttttctattaatttcttCTCCATTGCTTCTTTGCTTTTTAAATGTATGAACAGCAGCAGTAGCAGCAGAGTGAGGTTTGAATTGTGA
- the LOC105791181 gene encoding uncharacterized protein LOC105791181 isoform X2, with product MKPKKKIGRKFNIPTHHQLFVSRESERESERRKRRFVFGAWLRRRGWALGMESHVPSNRNETWTEEKHVHFLNSMEAWFVNTMLQSNDRYNLRLDRHLPDSSDSTLDCKPRTKHSTPVAVHFIGKTRSKMKKSRPVKRSMRSSSQPHDSSQDQVVPQLKN from the exons atgaaacccAAAAAGAAGATTGGTAGAAAATTTAATATACCCACCCACCACCAACTGTTTGTTTCTCGGGAATCCGAGAGAGAGAGCGAGAGAAGAAAGAGAAGGTTTGTCTTTGGGGCTTGGCTTCGAAGGCGAGGGTGGGCACTGGGCATGGAGTCGCACGTGCCCAGCAACCGAAATGAGACATGGACGGAGGAGAAGCATGTGCACTTCTTGAACTCCATGGAAGCATGGTTCGTCAATACAATGCTTCAGAGTAACGACCGCTATAATCTCCGTCTCGACCGTCACTTGCCTGATAGCTCCGACTCCACTCTCGATTGCAAACCAAGGACAAAGCATTCCACTCCAG TAGCAGTACATTTCATTGGCAAAACTAGAAGCAAAATGAAGAAGAGTAGGCCTGTTAAAAGATCAATGAGATCATCATCTCAGCCGCATGATTCATCACAAGATCAG GTGGTGCCACAGTTAAAGAATTAA
- the LOC105791181 gene encoding uncharacterized protein LOC105791181 isoform X3, translating into MKPKKKIGRKFNIPTHHQLFVSRESERESERRKRRFVFGAWLRRRGWALGMESHVPSNRNETWTEEKHVHFLNSMEAWFVNTMLQSNDRYNLRLDRHLPDSSDSTLDCKPRTKHSTPAVHFIGKTRSKMKKSRPVKRSMRSSSQPHDSSQDQVVPQLKN; encoded by the exons atgaaacccAAAAAGAAGATTGGTAGAAAATTTAATATACCCACCCACCACCAACTGTTTGTTTCTCGGGAATCCGAGAGAGAGAGCGAGAGAAGAAAGAGAAGGTTTGTCTTTGGGGCTTGGCTTCGAAGGCGAGGGTGGGCACTGGGCATGGAGTCGCACGTGCCCAGCAACCGAAATGAGACATGGACGGAGGAGAAGCATGTGCACTTCTTGAACTCCATGGAAGCATGGTTCGTCAATACAATGCTTCAGAGTAACGACCGCTATAATCTCCGTCTCGACCGTCACTTGCCTGATAGCTCCGACTCCACTCTCGATTGCAAACCAAGGACAAAGCATTCCACTCCAG CAGTACATTTCATTGGCAAAACTAGAAGCAAAATGAAGAAGAGTAGGCCTGTTAAAAGATCAATGAGATCATCATCTCAGCCGCATGATTCATCACAAGATCAG GTGGTGCCACAGTTAAAGAATTAA